The following proteins are co-located in the Doryrhamphus excisus isolate RoL2022-K1 chromosome 3, RoL_Dexc_1.0, whole genome shotgun sequence genome:
- the alpk1 gene encoding alpha-protein kinase 1 isoform X2, protein MADPEVGVLLEECLVSVRAECSTEPIDRQNYCSLRDSLCAELASLLQEAMEMRWPFVPEKWQYKQSICANDKTNLSDVISQNLPQLLNVLKASIMAQEAHAALAVIFLVDRFLYWTDESTRLLEITKLLHKRYPVAPVAPQLVIRRARVYLNSGKLQKAEYILSHLIISSGATGCWVYHCESDRALVQAVSLQVRGMVLQKLGLWLEAALLVWASLVGYYALPQPDKKGIGTSLGILANILVSMNDEDFGAFKANPDIDLSLLGDASHRLLSAAEAAKMAVVYSQYTSLYVLTNVTAQGTSLLSYSFSVACPPTERKPFLLQAKKAFEIGLLTKADGEVITSKQELHTFIKAAYSLAVTHKWLNGSSEAVTHASLACQEALASFYHYCHPDTQDRGGFGMDVMQLIARVKLDLQVEPFLNSDGRSFIPDSYRNTSDRLVGFTMEAFSKLLERFQKYHVSLCKTTKAKCKAGKEEEDGAGMCMTALATTVGAFNTECTTEACKPSEDAPQPPDSGSIDGLSSSWQKLSLKSSLFPQLSSSGGYSGRSVAGPQNVGSATFLKSERPDSSLCSSRGSDKFEIIEAEIPTVDSDVPDDDRGPEAGAPQSLSQLILRSSSLSNSFGSKSSGENTSSVSRSRTAGTHQSSKSSDTSGSFFLMRTQDSETSDLEYDPVFEWEFLGMPKPVETQNVAIPEQCSSTESSTEDSHGIPEEFMVGLESLNPWCHSCLKHGAFARVAPDGKYSLSQEDYQSLLAGVCHECLLKRLHSNKRKFKLDRYSTAHSALHLKFSKATGLWTARETCAYIGQSLNLHGTHRSAIWVQFLHQEERLSSYVGKDYLKPTQIQFHLRDVERQMTAQYYVTEFNKSLYDKDVMAQMFFLPSEALLIVEGDEIAGCITVEPYMLGQFVKLTNNKKKKNNKLPATEYGLAFGHFTYLHSNCQEVVVDLQGWVTANGKGLTYLTDPQIHSTRTPRGPNFAHSGITSFLRDQHGPECNSVCQLLNLTPVPKQ, encoded by the exons ATGGCTGACCCGGAAGTGGGGGTGTTGTTGGAAGAGTGCCTCGTGTCAGTAAGAGCAGAATGTTCCACAGAGCCCATTGACAGGCAGAACTATTGCAGTTTAAGAG ACTCCTTGTGTGCCGAGTTGGCCTCTCTCCTGCAGGAGGCCATGGAGATGAGGTGGCCCTTTGTGCCTGAGAAATGGCAATACAAGCAGTCCATCTGCGCCAACGACAAGACCAACTTGAGTGATGTCATCAGCCAGAACCTACCCCAGCTGCTG AATGTCCTCAAGGCCTCCATCATGGCCCAGGAGGCACATGCGGCGCTCGCTGTGATTTTTCTAGTGGACCGCTTCCTCTACTGGACCGACGAGTCCACACGATTGTTGGAGATCACCAAGTTGCTTCACAAACGCTACCCTGTTGCCCCCGTGGCCCCTCAGTTGGTCATACGGCGGGCACGCGTCTACCTCAACTCAG GGAAACTACAGAAGGCTGAATACATATTGAGCCATCTAATCATCAGCAGTGGAGCCACAG GATGCTGGGTGTACCACTGTGAAAGTGACCGTGCTCTTGTACAGGCTGTTAGTCTGCAAGTGCGTGGGATGGTTTTGCAAAAGCTAG GCCTGTGGCTGGAGGCTGCTCTGCTCGTCTGGGCATCTCTGGTCGGTTATTACGCTCTGCCTCAGCCAGATAAGAAG GGCATAGGGACCTCTCTCGGCATCCTGGCTAACATTCTGGTGTCCATGAATGATGAGGACTTCGGTGCTTTCAAGGCCAACCCAGACATTGACTTA TCTTTGCTTGGTGATGCAAGCCATCGTCTCCTGTCAGCAGCCGAGGCAGCCAAAATGGCGGTGGTGTACAGCCAGTACACGTCTCTCTATGTGCTGACTAATGTG ACTGCACAAGGGACCAGCTTGTTGTCGTACAGTTTTTCCGTTGCGTGTCCCCCCACAGAGAGGAAGCCATTCCTCCTGCAGGCCAAAAAGGCGTTTGAGATCGGCCTCCTCACCAAAGCAGACGGTGAGGTGATCACCAGCAAGCAGGAGCTCCACACTTTCATCAAGGCTGCTTATTCACTCGCTGTCACTCACAAATGGCTCAACGGATCTTCGGAGGCTGTGACGCATGCCTCACTGGCCTGCCAAGAAGCTTTGGCTAGTTTTTACCACTACTGCCATCCGGATACTCAGGACAGAGGTGGCTTTGGTATGGACGTCATGCAACTGATTGCTCGAGTCAAACTGGACTTGCAAGTGGAGCCTTTCTTAAATTCTGATGGCCGCTCTTTTATCCCCGATAGCTACAGAAACACGAGTGACAGGTTGGTTGGTTTCACAATGGAAGCCTTCTCCAAGCTGTTGGAGAGATTTCAAAAGTATCACGTGTCGTTGTGCAAGACCACCAAAGCAAAGTGTAAGGCtgggaaggaggaagaggatggagCAGGGATGTGCATGACTGCACTGGCGACAACAGTGGGTGCATTCAACACAGAATGCACGACAGAGGCCTGCAAACCTTCAGAAGATGCTCCTCAACCGCCTGACAGTGGCAGCATAGATGGCCTTAGCTCTTCCTGGCAGAAGCTCTCCTTAAAAAGTTCACTGTTTCCTCAGCTCAGTAGTAGTGGTGGTTACTCAGGAAGGAGTGTCGCCGGACCTCAAAATGTTGGCTCTGCGACTTTCCTGAAATCGGAAAGACCTGACAGTTCCTTATGCTCAAGTCGTGGTTCTGACAAGTTTGAAAtaatagaagctgaaataccgACAGTTGACTCTGATGTCCCAGACGATGATCGTGGACCAGAAGCTGGAGCGCCACAGTCCTTATCCCAGTTAATACTAAGATCAAGCTCTCTGAGCAACAGTTTTGGTTCTAAATCATCAGGTGAAAACACCTCATCAGTCTCAAGATCCAGGACTGCAGGGACCCACCAAAGCAGCAAATCATCCGACACCAGCGGAAGCTTCTTTCTCATGAGAACACAAGATTCAGAAACCAGTGATCTGGAGTATGACCCTGTTTTTGAATGGGAATTTCTGGGTATGCCCAAACCTGTAGAAACCCAGAATGTAGCAATTCCAGAACAGTGTAGCAGTACTGAATCCTCGACAGAAGACTCCCATGGCATACCGGAGGAGTTCATGGTTGGTCTTGAAAGCTTGAACCCTTGGTGCCACAGCTGCCTGAAGCATGGCGCCTTTGCTCGTGTTGCTCCAGATGGGAAGTATTCCTTGTCCCAGGAGGACTACCAGAGCCTCCTGGCTGGGGTTTGCCATGAATGTCTGCTGAAGAGGCTGCATAGCAACAAGAGGAAGTTCAAACTGGACCGATACAGCACGGCTCACA GCGCTCTTCATTTGAAGTTCTCCAAAGCCACGGGACTGTGGACCGCGAGGGAGACCTGTGCATACATCGGCCAGTCACTGAATTTGCACGGCACTCACAGAAGCGCCATCTGGGTCCAGTTCTTGCACCAGGAGGAGAGGCTGAGCAG TTACGTCGGGAAGGACTACCTTAAGCCGACACAGATTCAGTTCCACCTGAGAGACGTGGAAAGACAAATGACAGCTCAGTATTACGTGACAGAATTCAACAAGAGTCTCTACGACAAGGACGTCATGGCCCAGATGTTCTTCCTGCCATCAGAGGCGCTATTG ATTGTAGAAGGAGATGAAATAGCGGGTTGCATCACAGTGGAGCCTTACATGCTCGGCCAGTTCGTCAAACTCaccaacaacaagaaaaagaagaacaaCAAACTCCCGGCAACGGAATACGGCCTAGCTTTCGGACATTTTACCTACCTTCACTCCAACTGCCAGGAAGTTGTGGTGGACTTGCAAG GGTGGGTGACAGCCAACGGCAAAGGACTGACTTATCTCACTGACCCACAGATTCACTCCACCAGAACCCCCCGAGGCCCCAACTTTGCTCACAGCGGCATTACTTCCTTCCTGCGGGACCAACACGGACCAGAATGCAACAGTGTGTGTCAGCTGCTCAATCTGACGCCAGTGCCTAAACAGTGA
- the alpk1 gene encoding alpha-protein kinase 1 isoform X1: protein MDIYVCTRMADPEVGVLLEECLVSVRAECSTEPIDRQNYCSLRDSLCAELASLLQEAMEMRWPFVPEKWQYKQSICANDKTNLSDVISQNLPQLLNVLKASIMAQEAHAALAVIFLVDRFLYWTDESTRLLEITKLLHKRYPVAPVAPQLVIRRARVYLNSGKLQKAEYILSHLIISSGATGCWVYHCESDRALVQAVSLQVRGMVLQKLGLWLEAALLVWASLVGYYALPQPDKKGIGTSLGILANILVSMNDEDFGAFKANPDIDLSLLGDASHRLLSAAEAAKMAVVYSQYTSLYVLTNVTAQGTSLLSYSFSVACPPTERKPFLLQAKKAFEIGLLTKADGEVITSKQELHTFIKAAYSLAVTHKWLNGSSEAVTHASLACQEALASFYHYCHPDTQDRGGFGMDVMQLIARVKLDLQVEPFLNSDGRSFIPDSYRNTSDRLVGFTMEAFSKLLERFQKYHVSLCKTTKAKCKAGKEEEDGAGMCMTALATTVGAFNTECTTEACKPSEDAPQPPDSGSIDGLSSSWQKLSLKSSLFPQLSSSGGYSGRSVAGPQNVGSATFLKSERPDSSLCSSRGSDKFEIIEAEIPTVDSDVPDDDRGPEAGAPQSLSQLILRSSSLSNSFGSKSSGENTSSVSRSRTAGTHQSSKSSDTSGSFFLMRTQDSETSDLEYDPVFEWEFLGMPKPVETQNVAIPEQCSSTESSTEDSHGIPEEFMVGLESLNPWCHSCLKHGAFARVAPDGKYSLSQEDYQSLLAGVCHECLLKRLHSNKRKFKLDRYSTAHSALHLKFSKATGLWTARETCAYIGQSLNLHGTHRSAIWVQFLHQEERLSSYVGKDYLKPTQIQFHLRDVERQMTAQYYVTEFNKSLYDKDVMAQMFFLPSEALLIVEGDEIAGCITVEPYMLGQFVKLTNNKKKKNNKLPATEYGLAFGHFTYLHSNCQEVVVDLQGWVTANGKGLTYLTDPQIHSTRTPRGPNFAHSGITSFLRDQHGPECNSVCQLLNLTPVPKQ, encoded by the exons ATGGATATTTATGTGTGCACCAGAATGGCTGACCCGGAAGTGGGGGTGTTGTTGGAAGAGTGCCTCGTGTCAGTAAGAGCAGAATGTTCCACAGAGCCCATTGACAGGCAGAACTATTGCAGTTTAAGAG ACTCCTTGTGTGCCGAGTTGGCCTCTCTCCTGCAGGAGGCCATGGAGATGAGGTGGCCCTTTGTGCCTGAGAAATGGCAATACAAGCAGTCCATCTGCGCCAACGACAAGACCAACTTGAGTGATGTCATCAGCCAGAACCTACCCCAGCTGCTG AATGTCCTCAAGGCCTCCATCATGGCCCAGGAGGCACATGCGGCGCTCGCTGTGATTTTTCTAGTGGACCGCTTCCTCTACTGGACCGACGAGTCCACACGATTGTTGGAGATCACCAAGTTGCTTCACAAACGCTACCCTGTTGCCCCCGTGGCCCCTCAGTTGGTCATACGGCGGGCACGCGTCTACCTCAACTCAG GGAAACTACAGAAGGCTGAATACATATTGAGCCATCTAATCATCAGCAGTGGAGCCACAG GATGCTGGGTGTACCACTGTGAAAGTGACCGTGCTCTTGTACAGGCTGTTAGTCTGCAAGTGCGTGGGATGGTTTTGCAAAAGCTAG GCCTGTGGCTGGAGGCTGCTCTGCTCGTCTGGGCATCTCTGGTCGGTTATTACGCTCTGCCTCAGCCAGATAAGAAG GGCATAGGGACCTCTCTCGGCATCCTGGCTAACATTCTGGTGTCCATGAATGATGAGGACTTCGGTGCTTTCAAGGCCAACCCAGACATTGACTTA TCTTTGCTTGGTGATGCAAGCCATCGTCTCCTGTCAGCAGCCGAGGCAGCCAAAATGGCGGTGGTGTACAGCCAGTACACGTCTCTCTATGTGCTGACTAATGTG ACTGCACAAGGGACCAGCTTGTTGTCGTACAGTTTTTCCGTTGCGTGTCCCCCCACAGAGAGGAAGCCATTCCTCCTGCAGGCCAAAAAGGCGTTTGAGATCGGCCTCCTCACCAAAGCAGACGGTGAGGTGATCACCAGCAAGCAGGAGCTCCACACTTTCATCAAGGCTGCTTATTCACTCGCTGTCACTCACAAATGGCTCAACGGATCTTCGGAGGCTGTGACGCATGCCTCACTGGCCTGCCAAGAAGCTTTGGCTAGTTTTTACCACTACTGCCATCCGGATACTCAGGACAGAGGTGGCTTTGGTATGGACGTCATGCAACTGATTGCTCGAGTCAAACTGGACTTGCAAGTGGAGCCTTTCTTAAATTCTGATGGCCGCTCTTTTATCCCCGATAGCTACAGAAACACGAGTGACAGGTTGGTTGGTTTCACAATGGAAGCCTTCTCCAAGCTGTTGGAGAGATTTCAAAAGTATCACGTGTCGTTGTGCAAGACCACCAAAGCAAAGTGTAAGGCtgggaaggaggaagaggatggagCAGGGATGTGCATGACTGCACTGGCGACAACAGTGGGTGCATTCAACACAGAATGCACGACAGAGGCCTGCAAACCTTCAGAAGATGCTCCTCAACCGCCTGACAGTGGCAGCATAGATGGCCTTAGCTCTTCCTGGCAGAAGCTCTCCTTAAAAAGTTCACTGTTTCCTCAGCTCAGTAGTAGTGGTGGTTACTCAGGAAGGAGTGTCGCCGGACCTCAAAATGTTGGCTCTGCGACTTTCCTGAAATCGGAAAGACCTGACAGTTCCTTATGCTCAAGTCGTGGTTCTGACAAGTTTGAAAtaatagaagctgaaataccgACAGTTGACTCTGATGTCCCAGACGATGATCGTGGACCAGAAGCTGGAGCGCCACAGTCCTTATCCCAGTTAATACTAAGATCAAGCTCTCTGAGCAACAGTTTTGGTTCTAAATCATCAGGTGAAAACACCTCATCAGTCTCAAGATCCAGGACTGCAGGGACCCACCAAAGCAGCAAATCATCCGACACCAGCGGAAGCTTCTTTCTCATGAGAACACAAGATTCAGAAACCAGTGATCTGGAGTATGACCCTGTTTTTGAATGGGAATTTCTGGGTATGCCCAAACCTGTAGAAACCCAGAATGTAGCAATTCCAGAACAGTGTAGCAGTACTGAATCCTCGACAGAAGACTCCCATGGCATACCGGAGGAGTTCATGGTTGGTCTTGAAAGCTTGAACCCTTGGTGCCACAGCTGCCTGAAGCATGGCGCCTTTGCTCGTGTTGCTCCAGATGGGAAGTATTCCTTGTCCCAGGAGGACTACCAGAGCCTCCTGGCTGGGGTTTGCCATGAATGTCTGCTGAAGAGGCTGCATAGCAACAAGAGGAAGTTCAAACTGGACCGATACAGCACGGCTCACA GCGCTCTTCATTTGAAGTTCTCCAAAGCCACGGGACTGTGGACCGCGAGGGAGACCTGTGCATACATCGGCCAGTCACTGAATTTGCACGGCACTCACAGAAGCGCCATCTGGGTCCAGTTCTTGCACCAGGAGGAGAGGCTGAGCAG TTACGTCGGGAAGGACTACCTTAAGCCGACACAGATTCAGTTCCACCTGAGAGACGTGGAAAGACAAATGACAGCTCAGTATTACGTGACAGAATTCAACAAGAGTCTCTACGACAAGGACGTCATGGCCCAGATGTTCTTCCTGCCATCAGAGGCGCTATTG ATTGTAGAAGGAGATGAAATAGCGGGTTGCATCACAGTGGAGCCTTACATGCTCGGCCAGTTCGTCAAACTCaccaacaacaagaaaaagaagaacaaCAAACTCCCGGCAACGGAATACGGCCTAGCTTTCGGACATTTTACCTACCTTCACTCCAACTGCCAGGAAGTTGTGGTGGACTTGCAAG GGTGGGTGACAGCCAACGGCAAAGGACTGACTTATCTCACTGACCCACAGATTCACTCCACCAGAACCCCCCGAGGCCCCAACTTTGCTCACAGCGGCATTACTTCCTTCCTGCGGGACCAACACGGACCAGAATGCAACAGTGTGTGTCAGCTGCTCAATCTGACGCCAGTGCCTAAACAGTGA
- the alpk1 gene encoding alpha-protein kinase 1 isoform X3, which produces MDIYVCTRMADPEVGVLLEECLVSVRAECSTEPIDRQNYCSLRDSLCAELASLLQEAMEMRWPFVPEKWQYKQSICANDKTNLSDVISQNLPQLLNVLKASIMAQEAHAALAVIFLVDRFLYWTDESTRLLEITKLLHKRYPVAPVAPQLVIRRARVYLNSGKLQKAEYILSHLIISSGATGLWLEAALLVWASLVGYYALPQPDKKGIGTSLGILANILVSMNDEDFGAFKANPDIDLSLLGDASHRLLSAAEAAKMAVVYSQYTSLYVLTNVTAQGTSLLSYSFSVACPPTERKPFLLQAKKAFEIGLLTKADGEVITSKQELHTFIKAAYSLAVTHKWLNGSSEAVTHASLACQEALASFYHYCHPDTQDRGGFGMDVMQLIARVKLDLQVEPFLNSDGRSFIPDSYRNTSDRLVGFTMEAFSKLLERFQKYHVSLCKTTKAKCKAGKEEEDGAGMCMTALATTVGAFNTECTTEACKPSEDAPQPPDSGSIDGLSSSWQKLSLKSSLFPQLSSSGGYSGRSVAGPQNVGSATFLKSERPDSSLCSSRGSDKFEIIEAEIPTVDSDVPDDDRGPEAGAPQSLSQLILRSSSLSNSFGSKSSGENTSSVSRSRTAGTHQSSKSSDTSGSFFLMRTQDSETSDLEYDPVFEWEFLGMPKPVETQNVAIPEQCSSTESSTEDSHGIPEEFMVGLESLNPWCHSCLKHGAFARVAPDGKYSLSQEDYQSLLAGVCHECLLKRLHSNKRKFKLDRYSTAHSALHLKFSKATGLWTARETCAYIGQSLNLHGTHRSAIWVQFLHQEERLSSYVGKDYLKPTQIQFHLRDVERQMTAQYYVTEFNKSLYDKDVMAQMFFLPSEALLIVEGDEIAGCITVEPYMLGQFVKLTNNKKKKNNKLPATEYGLAFGHFTYLHSNCQEVVVDLQGWVTANGKGLTYLTDPQIHSTRTPRGPNFAHSGITSFLRDQHGPECNSVCQLLNLTPVPKQ; this is translated from the exons ATGGATATTTATGTGTGCACCAGAATGGCTGACCCGGAAGTGGGGGTGTTGTTGGAAGAGTGCCTCGTGTCAGTAAGAGCAGAATGTTCCACAGAGCCCATTGACAGGCAGAACTATTGCAGTTTAAGAG ACTCCTTGTGTGCCGAGTTGGCCTCTCTCCTGCAGGAGGCCATGGAGATGAGGTGGCCCTTTGTGCCTGAGAAATGGCAATACAAGCAGTCCATCTGCGCCAACGACAAGACCAACTTGAGTGATGTCATCAGCCAGAACCTACCCCAGCTGCTG AATGTCCTCAAGGCCTCCATCATGGCCCAGGAGGCACATGCGGCGCTCGCTGTGATTTTTCTAGTGGACCGCTTCCTCTACTGGACCGACGAGTCCACACGATTGTTGGAGATCACCAAGTTGCTTCACAAACGCTACCCTGTTGCCCCCGTGGCCCCTCAGTTGGTCATACGGCGGGCACGCGTCTACCTCAACTCAG GGAAACTACAGAAGGCTGAATACATATTGAGCCATCTAATCATCAGCAGTGGAGCCACAG GCCTGTGGCTGGAGGCTGCTCTGCTCGTCTGGGCATCTCTGGTCGGTTATTACGCTCTGCCTCAGCCAGATAAGAAG GGCATAGGGACCTCTCTCGGCATCCTGGCTAACATTCTGGTGTCCATGAATGATGAGGACTTCGGTGCTTTCAAGGCCAACCCAGACATTGACTTA TCTTTGCTTGGTGATGCAAGCCATCGTCTCCTGTCAGCAGCCGAGGCAGCCAAAATGGCGGTGGTGTACAGCCAGTACACGTCTCTCTATGTGCTGACTAATGTG ACTGCACAAGGGACCAGCTTGTTGTCGTACAGTTTTTCCGTTGCGTGTCCCCCCACAGAGAGGAAGCCATTCCTCCTGCAGGCCAAAAAGGCGTTTGAGATCGGCCTCCTCACCAAAGCAGACGGTGAGGTGATCACCAGCAAGCAGGAGCTCCACACTTTCATCAAGGCTGCTTATTCACTCGCTGTCACTCACAAATGGCTCAACGGATCTTCGGAGGCTGTGACGCATGCCTCACTGGCCTGCCAAGAAGCTTTGGCTAGTTTTTACCACTACTGCCATCCGGATACTCAGGACAGAGGTGGCTTTGGTATGGACGTCATGCAACTGATTGCTCGAGTCAAACTGGACTTGCAAGTGGAGCCTTTCTTAAATTCTGATGGCCGCTCTTTTATCCCCGATAGCTACAGAAACACGAGTGACAGGTTGGTTGGTTTCACAATGGAAGCCTTCTCCAAGCTGTTGGAGAGATTTCAAAAGTATCACGTGTCGTTGTGCAAGACCACCAAAGCAAAGTGTAAGGCtgggaaggaggaagaggatggagCAGGGATGTGCATGACTGCACTGGCGACAACAGTGGGTGCATTCAACACAGAATGCACGACAGAGGCCTGCAAACCTTCAGAAGATGCTCCTCAACCGCCTGACAGTGGCAGCATAGATGGCCTTAGCTCTTCCTGGCAGAAGCTCTCCTTAAAAAGTTCACTGTTTCCTCAGCTCAGTAGTAGTGGTGGTTACTCAGGAAGGAGTGTCGCCGGACCTCAAAATGTTGGCTCTGCGACTTTCCTGAAATCGGAAAGACCTGACAGTTCCTTATGCTCAAGTCGTGGTTCTGACAAGTTTGAAAtaatagaagctgaaataccgACAGTTGACTCTGATGTCCCAGACGATGATCGTGGACCAGAAGCTGGAGCGCCACAGTCCTTATCCCAGTTAATACTAAGATCAAGCTCTCTGAGCAACAGTTTTGGTTCTAAATCATCAGGTGAAAACACCTCATCAGTCTCAAGATCCAGGACTGCAGGGACCCACCAAAGCAGCAAATCATCCGACACCAGCGGAAGCTTCTTTCTCATGAGAACACAAGATTCAGAAACCAGTGATCTGGAGTATGACCCTGTTTTTGAATGGGAATTTCTGGGTATGCCCAAACCTGTAGAAACCCAGAATGTAGCAATTCCAGAACAGTGTAGCAGTACTGAATCCTCGACAGAAGACTCCCATGGCATACCGGAGGAGTTCATGGTTGGTCTTGAAAGCTTGAACCCTTGGTGCCACAGCTGCCTGAAGCATGGCGCCTTTGCTCGTGTTGCTCCAGATGGGAAGTATTCCTTGTCCCAGGAGGACTACCAGAGCCTCCTGGCTGGGGTTTGCCATGAATGTCTGCTGAAGAGGCTGCATAGCAACAAGAGGAAGTTCAAACTGGACCGATACAGCACGGCTCACA GCGCTCTTCATTTGAAGTTCTCCAAAGCCACGGGACTGTGGACCGCGAGGGAGACCTGTGCATACATCGGCCAGTCACTGAATTTGCACGGCACTCACAGAAGCGCCATCTGGGTCCAGTTCTTGCACCAGGAGGAGAGGCTGAGCAG TTACGTCGGGAAGGACTACCTTAAGCCGACACAGATTCAGTTCCACCTGAGAGACGTGGAAAGACAAATGACAGCTCAGTATTACGTGACAGAATTCAACAAGAGTCTCTACGACAAGGACGTCATGGCCCAGATGTTCTTCCTGCCATCAGAGGCGCTATTG ATTGTAGAAGGAGATGAAATAGCGGGTTGCATCACAGTGGAGCCTTACATGCTCGGCCAGTTCGTCAAACTCaccaacaacaagaaaaagaagaacaaCAAACTCCCGGCAACGGAATACGGCCTAGCTTTCGGACATTTTACCTACCTTCACTCCAACTGCCAGGAAGTTGTGGTGGACTTGCAAG GGTGGGTGACAGCCAACGGCAAAGGACTGACTTATCTCACTGACCCACAGATTCACTCCACCAGAACCCCCCGAGGCCCCAACTTTGCTCACAGCGGCATTACTTCCTTCCTGCGGGACCAACACGGACCAGAATGCAACAGTGTGTGTCAGCTGCTCAATCTGACGCCAGTGCCTAAACAGTGA